Proteins encoded together in one Coffea arabica cultivar ET-39 chromosome 2c, Coffea Arabica ET-39 HiFi, whole genome shotgun sequence window:
- the LOC113727749 gene encoding topless-related protein 3 isoform X1 has protein sequence MSSLSRELVFLILQFLEEEKFKESVHKLEQESGFFFNMKYFEEKVHAGEWEEVEKYLSGFTKVDDNRYSMKIFFEIRKQKYLEALDRQDKAKAVEILVNDLKVFSTFNEDLYKEITQLLTLNNFRENEQLSKYGDTKTARSIMLIELKKLIEANPLFREKLVFPTLKASRLRTLINQSLNWQHQLCKNPRPNPDIKTLFTDHTCTPPNGALGPTPVNMPPAAAVAKPAAYTSLGTHGPFPPTAAAANANALAGWMANAAASSSVQAAVVTASSLPVPPNQVSILKRPITPPATLGMVDYQNAEHEQLMKRLRPAQSVEEVTYPTVRQQPSWSLDDLPRNVAFTMHQGSTVTTMDFHPSHHTLLLVGSNNGDITLWEVGMREKLVTKPFKIWEIQACTLPFQASVAKEGPFSVSRVTWSPDGTFIGAAFSKHLVHLYAYAGPNDLRQHLEIDAHTGGVNDLAFAHPNKQLCVVTCGDDKLIKVWDLTGRKLFNFEGHEAPVFSICPHQKENIQFIFSTAIDGKIKAWLYDNMGSRVDYDAPGHWCTTMLYSADGSRLFSCGTGKEGDSFLVEWNESEGAIKRTYTGFRKKSNGVVQFDTTQNHFLAVGEDSQIKFWDMDNNNILTFTDAEGGLSSLPRLRFNKEGNLLAVTTADNGIKILANAAGMRSLRAAENPGFEALRSPMEAAAIKASGSSVANVPPVNCKVERSSPVRPSPILNGVDSMSRSMEKPRTLDDVNDKMKPWQLAEIVDPVHCRMVTMPESTDAGNKVARLLYTNSGVGLLALGSNGVQKLWKWVRNEQNPSGKATANLVPQHWQPNSGLLMTNDVSGVNLEEAVPCIALSKNDSYVMSAAGGKVSLFNMMTFKVMTTFMAPPPASTFLAFHPQDNNIIAIGMEDSTIHIYNVRVDEVKSKLKSHQKRITGLAFSTTLNILVSSGADAQLCVWSIDTWDKRKSVPIQLPAGKAPTGDTRVQFHSDQIRLLVSHETQLALYDAAKIDRIRQWVPQDVLSAPISYAAYSCNSQLVYASFCDGNIGVFDADTLRLRCRVAPSAYLSQAVLNGSQAVYPLVIAAHPQDPNQFAIGLTDGSVKVIEPQESEGKWGVTPPVDNGILNGRAASSSTTSNHGGPDSVQR, from the exons ATGTCGTCGTTGAGTAGAGAATTGGTTTTCCTCATACTTCAATTTCTAGAAGAGGAAAAGTTTAAGGAATCTGTTCACAA GCTTGAGCAAGAATCAGGGTTTTTCTTTAACATGAAGTATTTTGAGGAAAAAGTACATGCTGGTGAATGGGAAGAAGTTGAAAAGTACTTGTCTGGATTCACCAAGGTCGATGATAATAGATACTCCATGAAGATATTTTTCGAAATAAGGAAGCAGAAGTATCTTGAAGCCCTTGATCG GCAAGACAAGGCAAAGGCAGTTGAGATACTGGTTAATGATTTGAAAGTCTTCTCAACATTCAATGAGGATTTGTACAAAGAGATTACTCAGCTGTTAACTCTCAATAATTTCAG GGAAAATGAACAGCTATCCAAGTATGGTGACACCAAGACCGCCCGAAGTATAATGTTGATAGAGCTGAAAAAGTTAATTGAAGCTAATCCACTTTTTCGAGAAAAGCTTGTTTTTCCAACCTTAAAAGCATCTAGATTGCGGACCTTAATAAATCAAAG TTTAAACTGGCAGCACCAGCTCTGCAAGAATCCGAGGCCAAACCCAGATATTAAGACCTTGTTCACAGACCATACCTGCACACCTCCAAATGGGGCTCTTGGTCCAACTCCAGTGAATATGCCTCCTGCTGCTGCAGTGGCAAAACCTGCTGCTTATACGTCACTTGGAACGCATGGG CCCTTTCCACCAACTGCTGCAGCTGCCAACGCAAATGCTTTAGCAGGTTGGATGGCAAATGCTGCTGCATCTTCGTCTGTTCAGGCAGCTGTTGTGACTGCATCATCCTTACCAGTTCCACCAAATCAAG TGTCAATCTTGAAGCGTCCAATTACTCCTCCGGCAACATTGGGAATGGTTGATTACCAGAATGCTGAGCATGAGCAGCTAATGAAACGTTTACGTCCAGCACAGTCAGTTGAGGAG GTCACCTATCCTACAGTTCGTCAACAGCCATCTTGGTCCCTGGATGACCTACCAAGAAATGTAGCTTTTACCATGCATCAAGGATCTACCGTCACAACCATGGATTTTCATCCTTCTCACCATACATTGCTTCTCG TGGGCTCTAATAATGGTGACATTACACTTTGGGAGGTTGGGATGCGAGAAAAGCTGGTTACAAAGCCATTTAAGATTTGGGAGATTCAAGCTTGTACATTGCCGTTTCAG GCTTCTGTTGCAAAAGAGGGACCTTTTTCTGTAAGCCGGGTTACATGGAGTCCAGATGGCACTTTTATTG GAGCTGCATTCAGTAAGCATTTAGTCCATTTGTATGCCTATGCTGGACCAAATGATCTGCGCCAGCATCTGGAG ATTGATGCCCATACTGGAGGAGTAAATGATTTGGCCTTTGCCCATCCAAACAAACAGTTGTGTGTTGTAACCTGTGGAGATGACAAGCTGATCAAG GTTTGGGACTTAACAGGACGGAAGTTATTCAATTTTGAAGGGCATGAAGCCCCTGTATTCTCTATATGTCCTCATCAAAAGGAGAATATTCAG tttatcTTCTCAACTGCTATCGATGGGAAAATTAAGGCTTGGTTGTATGACAATATGGGATCCAGAGTTGACTATGATGCTCCTGGGCATTGGTGTACCACAATGCTTTACAGTGCTGATGGAAGCAG ATTGTTCTCTTGTGGAACTGGTAAAGAAGGAGATTCTTTTCTTGTTGAATGGAATGAAAGTGAAGGGGCCATAAAAAGGACGTACACTGGGTTCAGAAAGAAGTCAAATGGGGTTGTACAGTTTGATACAAcacaaaatcactttttggctgTGGGTGAAGATAGCCAGATCAAGTTTTGGGATATGGACAACAATAACATTCTTACCTTTACAGATGCAGAGGGTGGTCTTTCG AGTCTTCCTCGATTGAGATTCAACAAAGAAGGGAATCTCCTTGCTGTTACTACTGCAGACAATGGAATCAAGATACTTGCAAATGCTGCAGGTATGAGGTCCTTAAGAGCTGCTGAAAACCCTGGTTTTGAAGCACTGCGGTCACCTATGGAAGCagctgcaattaag GCTTCTGGCTCTTCTGTAGCAAATGTTCCTCCTGTTAATTGCAAAGTTGAAAGAAGCTCTCCTGTTAGGCCATCTCCAATACTT AATGGAGTTGACTCAATGTCTAGAAGCATGGAGAAACCAAGAACGCTAGATGATGTTAATGATAAAATGAAACCCTGGCAGTTGGCTGAAATTGTAGATCCTGTTCACTGCCGAATGGTTACGATGCCAGAGAGCACAGATGCTGGTAACAAG GTTGCTCGGCTTCTTTATACAAACTCTGGTGTTGGCCTTTTGGCACTGGGATCAAATGGTGTTCAGAAGCTGTGGAAGTGGGTGCGAAATGAGCAAAATCCTTCTGGAAAG GCCACTGCCAATCTTGTTCCACAACATTGGCAACCAAACAGTGGTCTTCTTATGACTAATGATGTCTCAGGTGTCAACCTTGAGGAAGCAGTTCCGTGCATAGCTCTCTCAAAGAATGATTCTTATGTAATGTCAGCTGCTGGTGGAAAGGTTTCATTGTTCAATATGATGACTTTTAAG GTGATGACGACATTTATGGCGCCACCACCGGCTTCAACTTTCTTGGCATTCCATCCTCAAGATAATAACATTATAGCCATTGGTATGGAGGATTCCACCATCCACATCTACAATGTTAGGGTAGATGAG GtgaaatcaaagctgaaaagtCACCAGAAGCGCATAACTGGTTTAGCATTTTCCACCACCCTGAATATATTAGTTTCTTCTGGTGCTGATGCTCAG CTTTGTGTTTGGAGTATTGATACATGGGACAAGCGGAAATCAGTCCCCATCCAACTCCCTGCTGGGAAAGCACCTACAGGTGACACTCGAGTTCAGTTCCATTCTGATCAAATCCGCTTGCTGGTATCACATGAGACACAGCTAGCATTGTATGATGCTGCTAAGATTGATCGCATTCGTCAG TGGGTTCCCCAAGATGTTCTTTCTGCTCCCATCTCATATGCTGCATACTCCTGCAACAGTCAACTAGTTTATGCTTCGTTTTGTGATGGGAATATTGGGGTCTTTGATGCTGATACCCTAAGGCTAAGATGTCGGGTTGCTCCATCGGCGTATTTATCCCAGGCAGTATTAAATGG AAGTCAAGCTGTGTATCCACTTGTCATTGCGGCACATCCTCAAGACCCGAACCAATTTGCAATTGGGTTGACAGATGGGTCTGTCAAAGTGATAGAGCCCCAGGAATCAGAAGGAAAGTGGGGAGTAACTCCTCCAGTGGACAACGGGATATTAAATGGTAGGGCGGCATCGTCATCCACCACCAGCAACCATGGAGGGCCTGATTCAGTCCAGAGATAA
- the LOC113727749 gene encoding topless-related protein 3 isoform X2, with product MSSLSRELVFLILQFLEEEKFKESVHKLEQESGFFFNMKYFEEKVHAGEWEEVEKYLSGFTKVDDNRYSMKIFFEIRKQKYLEALDRQDKAKAVEILVNDLKVFSTFNEDLYKEITQLLTLNNFRENEQLSKYGDTKTARSIMLIELKKLIEANPLFREKLVFPTLKASRLRTLINQSLNWQHQLCKNPRPNPDIKTLFTDHTCTPPNGALGPTPVNMPPAAAVAKPAAYTSLGTHGPFPPTAAAANANALAGWMANAAASSSVQAAVVTASSLPVPPNQVSILKRPITPPATLGMVDYQNAEHEQLMKRLRPAQSVEEVTYPTVRQQPSWSLDDLPRNVAFTMHQGSTVTTMDFHPSHHTLLLVGSNNGDITLWEVGMREKLVTKPFKIWEIQACTLPFQASVAKEGPFSVSRVTWSPDGTFIGAAFSKHLVHLYAYAGPNDLRQHLEIDAHTGGVNDLAFAHPNKQLCVVTCGDDKLIKVWDLTGRKLFNFEGHEAPVFSICPHQKENIQFIFSTAIDGKIKAWLYDNMGSRVDYDAPGHWCTTMLYSADGSRLFSCGTGKEGDSFLVEWNESEGAIKRTYTGFRKKSNGVVQFDTTQNHFLAVGEDSQIKFWDMDNNNILTFTDAEGGLSSLPRLRFNKEGNLLAVTTADNGIKILANAAGMRSLRAAENPGFEALRSPMEAAAIKNGVDSMSRSMEKPRTLDDVNDKMKPWQLAEIVDPVHCRMVTMPESTDAGNKVARLLYTNSGVGLLALGSNGVQKLWKWVRNEQNPSGKATANLVPQHWQPNSGLLMTNDVSGVNLEEAVPCIALSKNDSYVMSAAGGKVSLFNMMTFKVMTTFMAPPPASTFLAFHPQDNNIIAIGMEDSTIHIYNVRVDEVKSKLKSHQKRITGLAFSTTLNILVSSGADAQLCVWSIDTWDKRKSVPIQLPAGKAPTGDTRVQFHSDQIRLLVSHETQLALYDAAKIDRIRQWVPQDVLSAPISYAAYSCNSQLVYASFCDGNIGVFDADTLRLRCRVAPSAYLSQAVLNGSQAVYPLVIAAHPQDPNQFAIGLTDGSVKVIEPQESEGKWGVTPPVDNGILNGRAASSSTTSNHGGPDSVQR from the exons ATGTCGTCGTTGAGTAGAGAATTGGTTTTCCTCATACTTCAATTTCTAGAAGAGGAAAAGTTTAAGGAATCTGTTCACAA GCTTGAGCAAGAATCAGGGTTTTTCTTTAACATGAAGTATTTTGAGGAAAAAGTACATGCTGGTGAATGGGAAGAAGTTGAAAAGTACTTGTCTGGATTCACCAAGGTCGATGATAATAGATACTCCATGAAGATATTTTTCGAAATAAGGAAGCAGAAGTATCTTGAAGCCCTTGATCG GCAAGACAAGGCAAAGGCAGTTGAGATACTGGTTAATGATTTGAAAGTCTTCTCAACATTCAATGAGGATTTGTACAAAGAGATTACTCAGCTGTTAACTCTCAATAATTTCAG GGAAAATGAACAGCTATCCAAGTATGGTGACACCAAGACCGCCCGAAGTATAATGTTGATAGAGCTGAAAAAGTTAATTGAAGCTAATCCACTTTTTCGAGAAAAGCTTGTTTTTCCAACCTTAAAAGCATCTAGATTGCGGACCTTAATAAATCAAAG TTTAAACTGGCAGCACCAGCTCTGCAAGAATCCGAGGCCAAACCCAGATATTAAGACCTTGTTCACAGACCATACCTGCACACCTCCAAATGGGGCTCTTGGTCCAACTCCAGTGAATATGCCTCCTGCTGCTGCAGTGGCAAAACCTGCTGCTTATACGTCACTTGGAACGCATGGG CCCTTTCCACCAACTGCTGCAGCTGCCAACGCAAATGCTTTAGCAGGTTGGATGGCAAATGCTGCTGCATCTTCGTCTGTTCAGGCAGCTGTTGTGACTGCATCATCCTTACCAGTTCCACCAAATCAAG TGTCAATCTTGAAGCGTCCAATTACTCCTCCGGCAACATTGGGAATGGTTGATTACCAGAATGCTGAGCATGAGCAGCTAATGAAACGTTTACGTCCAGCACAGTCAGTTGAGGAG GTCACCTATCCTACAGTTCGTCAACAGCCATCTTGGTCCCTGGATGACCTACCAAGAAATGTAGCTTTTACCATGCATCAAGGATCTACCGTCACAACCATGGATTTTCATCCTTCTCACCATACATTGCTTCTCG TGGGCTCTAATAATGGTGACATTACACTTTGGGAGGTTGGGATGCGAGAAAAGCTGGTTACAAAGCCATTTAAGATTTGGGAGATTCAAGCTTGTACATTGCCGTTTCAG GCTTCTGTTGCAAAAGAGGGACCTTTTTCTGTAAGCCGGGTTACATGGAGTCCAGATGGCACTTTTATTG GAGCTGCATTCAGTAAGCATTTAGTCCATTTGTATGCCTATGCTGGACCAAATGATCTGCGCCAGCATCTGGAG ATTGATGCCCATACTGGAGGAGTAAATGATTTGGCCTTTGCCCATCCAAACAAACAGTTGTGTGTTGTAACCTGTGGAGATGACAAGCTGATCAAG GTTTGGGACTTAACAGGACGGAAGTTATTCAATTTTGAAGGGCATGAAGCCCCTGTATTCTCTATATGTCCTCATCAAAAGGAGAATATTCAG tttatcTTCTCAACTGCTATCGATGGGAAAATTAAGGCTTGGTTGTATGACAATATGGGATCCAGAGTTGACTATGATGCTCCTGGGCATTGGTGTACCACAATGCTTTACAGTGCTGATGGAAGCAG ATTGTTCTCTTGTGGAACTGGTAAAGAAGGAGATTCTTTTCTTGTTGAATGGAATGAAAGTGAAGGGGCCATAAAAAGGACGTACACTGGGTTCAGAAAGAAGTCAAATGGGGTTGTACAGTTTGATACAAcacaaaatcactttttggctgTGGGTGAAGATAGCCAGATCAAGTTTTGGGATATGGACAACAATAACATTCTTACCTTTACAGATGCAGAGGGTGGTCTTTCG AGTCTTCCTCGATTGAGATTCAACAAAGAAGGGAATCTCCTTGCTGTTACTACTGCAGACAATGGAATCAAGATACTTGCAAATGCTGCAGGTATGAGGTCCTTAAGAGCTGCTGAAAACCCTGGTTTTGAAGCACTGCGGTCACCTATGGAAGCagctgcaattaag AATGGAGTTGACTCAATGTCTAGAAGCATGGAGAAACCAAGAACGCTAGATGATGTTAATGATAAAATGAAACCCTGGCAGTTGGCTGAAATTGTAGATCCTGTTCACTGCCGAATGGTTACGATGCCAGAGAGCACAGATGCTGGTAACAAG GTTGCTCGGCTTCTTTATACAAACTCTGGTGTTGGCCTTTTGGCACTGGGATCAAATGGTGTTCAGAAGCTGTGGAAGTGGGTGCGAAATGAGCAAAATCCTTCTGGAAAG GCCACTGCCAATCTTGTTCCACAACATTGGCAACCAAACAGTGGTCTTCTTATGACTAATGATGTCTCAGGTGTCAACCTTGAGGAAGCAGTTCCGTGCATAGCTCTCTCAAAGAATGATTCTTATGTAATGTCAGCTGCTGGTGGAAAGGTTTCATTGTTCAATATGATGACTTTTAAG GTGATGACGACATTTATGGCGCCACCACCGGCTTCAACTTTCTTGGCATTCCATCCTCAAGATAATAACATTATAGCCATTGGTATGGAGGATTCCACCATCCACATCTACAATGTTAGGGTAGATGAG GtgaaatcaaagctgaaaagtCACCAGAAGCGCATAACTGGTTTAGCATTTTCCACCACCCTGAATATATTAGTTTCTTCTGGTGCTGATGCTCAG CTTTGTGTTTGGAGTATTGATACATGGGACAAGCGGAAATCAGTCCCCATCCAACTCCCTGCTGGGAAAGCACCTACAGGTGACACTCGAGTTCAGTTCCATTCTGATCAAATCCGCTTGCTGGTATCACATGAGACACAGCTAGCATTGTATGATGCTGCTAAGATTGATCGCATTCGTCAG TGGGTTCCCCAAGATGTTCTTTCTGCTCCCATCTCATATGCTGCATACTCCTGCAACAGTCAACTAGTTTATGCTTCGTTTTGTGATGGGAATATTGGGGTCTTTGATGCTGATACCCTAAGGCTAAGATGTCGGGTTGCTCCATCGGCGTATTTATCCCAGGCAGTATTAAATGG AAGTCAAGCTGTGTATCCACTTGTCATTGCGGCACATCCTCAAGACCCGAACCAATTTGCAATTGGGTTGACAGATGGGTCTGTCAAAGTGATAGAGCCCCAGGAATCAGAAGGAAAGTGGGGAGTAACTCCTCCAGTGGACAACGGGATATTAAATGGTAGGGCGGCATCGTCATCCACCACCAGCAACCATGGAGGGCCTGATTCAGTCCAGAGATAA